The genome window CTCAACGTGCTAAGCCAACTAGCCGACAACGCCGACGAGTTAACCCCCAAGCGACTAGCCGAACTGGCTTACATGGCCGAAGTGCTGGAATTTGGCGAGCCGGGTGGCATGATGGACCACTATTCTACCGCCGTTGGTGGGGTTATCTACCTGGAGTCGAAACCCACTATCTACCTGGAAGCCTACAAGCCAAACCTGGGAACATTCGTCTTGGGCGACTCCGGCGAACCGAAAGATACAATTGGCATTCTGGGCCGCGTAAAATATGGCATGTTGCGGATCGTGAAGCAGCTAACGGCTCTGAACCCCGCCTTTTCGTTGCACACCACCGACATTGCATCCATTGCGAAGTACAAAAACTTACTGTCGAAAGACGACTATATCCTGTTAAAAGGGAATCTGGCTAATCGGGATATCCTGCGAAAAGCACTAGCGTTGATTCAGGCATCTGACCAGTCGGCTACTTCGCTAGACGATGGTCAGCTCGGCCAGTTGCTAACCGATCACCACGCCAATCTGCGTGATGCCCAACGAATTTCAACGCCGAAGATTGATCGTATGCTCGACGCAGCCCTAACGGCGGGAGCACTGGGTGGCAAGATAAATGGTTCGGGCGGGGGTGGCTGCATGTTCGTTTACGCACCCGACAACGCCGAATCGGTCGCGGAAGCGATTCAGCGGGAAGGGGGCCGCGCTTACATCGTTTCCGTTGATGAAGGGACAACGCCGTTCTACCAGTCGTCCCTCGTGGGTAAGTCCTGATGGCAAACTAAACGGAGGCTTATAACCACGCACTTAACTATTTTATTTATAAACATTTTATAGCCTTCGGCTATCCGGACTAAAGTCCGGGTTACGTACGACTTTACGTAGCCCGGACT of Spirosoma agri contains these proteins:
- a CDS encoding GHMP family kinase ATP-binding protein, with protein sequence MNKQPVSVSTPGRICLFGEHQDYLGLPVIAAAISCRIQIAAERIDQPAVRLRLPDIGRQEQFSLTDLPLTYQHDRDYFRSAINVLTRAGFRFSHGIDGEVRGQIPINAGTSSSSALLVTWLNVLSQLADNADELTPKRLAELAYMAEVLEFGEPGGMMDHYSTAVGGVIYLESKPTIYLEAYKPNLGTFVLGDSGEPKDTIGILGRVKYGMLRIVKQLTALNPAFSLHTTDIASIAKYKNLLSKDDYILLKGNLANRDILRKALALIQASDQSATSLDDGQLGQLLTDHHANLRDAQRISTPKIDRMLDAALTAGALGGKINGSGGGGCMFVYAPDNAESVAEAIQREGGRAYIVSVDEGTTPFYQSSLVGKS